A section of the Larus michahellis chromosome 1, bLarMic1.1, whole genome shotgun sequence genome encodes:
- the LOC141744014 gene encoding killer cell lectin-like receptor subfamily B member 1B allele B isoform X2, which produces MSENRIYADLNVTEPTRPRLQKVTDVQGKSCSPRTRVAVFVAVIILLLVLAVCRILMCCPTASSPADSKPFSNNSKVALGCPRNWEKHGEKCYFFSQIQEIKDWNASRKECTDMNSDLVVIDTKDELIYLMFQSENYYYFLGLTYSESEKKWKWINNMEHSTDMFNIEGDFTDYFCTVIGHEKVETASCDGSSTTQNMCEKAANLLEEQKEN; this is translated from the exons ATGTCAGAAAATCGCATTTACGCTGACTTGAACGTGACCGAACCAACCAGGCCCAGGCTGCAGAAGGTCACTGATGTCCAAG GTAAAAGCTGTTCCCCCAGAACACGTGTTGCTGTATTTGTTGCTGTGATAATTCTCCTACTCGTCTTAGCAGTGTGTCGGATACTCATGT GCTGTCCAACTGCAAGCAGCCCAGCTGACTCAAAACCATTCTCCAACAACTCTAAAGTGGCACTAG GCTGCCCCCGAAACTGggaaaaacatggggaaaaatgcTACTTCTTCTCTCAAATTCAGGAAATCAAAGACTGGAATGCCTCCCGTAAAGAATGTACTGACATGAATTCAGACCTGGTGGTCATTGACACCAAGGATGAACTG ATTTATCTTATGTTTCAATCAGAAAATTATTACTACTTTCTTGGTCTCACATACTCTGAGAGTGAGAAGAAGTGGAAGTGGATTAACAACATGGAACATAGCACAGACAT gTTTAATATAGAAGGAGACTTTACTGACTATTTCTGTACTGTCATTGGACATGAAAAAGTAGAAACTGCATCTTGTGATGGATCCTCAACAACACAAAATATGTGTGAGAAAGCTGCAAATCTTTTAGAAGAGCAGAAGGAGAACTGA
- the LOC141744014 gene encoding C-type lectin domain family 5 member A-like isoform X1: MLLSKDQLVVFFCHYGFPNERKSEELPPEGKSCSPRTRVAVFVAVIILLLVLAVCRILMCCPTASSPADSKPFSNNSKVALGCPRNWEKHGEKCYFFSQIQEIKDWNASRKECTDMNSDLVVIDTKDELIYLMFQSENYYYFLGLTYSESEKKWKWINNMEHSTDMFNIEGDFTDYFCTVIGHEKVETASCDGSSTTQNMCEKAANLLEEQKEN, from the exons ATGCTACTATCAAAAGATCAATTAGTAGTCTTCTTTTGTCATTATGGGTTTCCGAATGAAAGAAAGAGCGAAGAACTTCCTCCTGAAG GTAAAAGCTGTTCCCCCAGAACACGTGTTGCTGTATTTGTTGCTGTGATAATTCTCCTACTCGTCTTAGCAGTGTGTCGGATACTCATGT GCTGTCCAACTGCAAGCAGCCCAGCTGACTCAAAACCATTCTCCAACAACTCTAAAGTGGCACTAG GCTGCCCCCGAAACTGggaaaaacatggggaaaaatgcTACTTCTTCTCTCAAATTCAGGAAATCAAAGACTGGAATGCCTCCCGTAAAGAATGTACTGACATGAATTCAGACCTGGTGGTCATTGACACCAAGGATGAACTG ATTTATCTTATGTTTCAATCAGAAAATTATTACTACTTTCTTGGTCTCACATACTCTGAGAGTGAGAAGAAGTGGAAGTGGATTAACAACATGGAACATAGCACAGACAT gTTTAATATAGAAGGAGACTTTACTGACTATTTCTGTACTGTCATTGGACATGAAAAAGTAGAAACTGCATCTTGTGATGGATCCTCAACAACACAAAATATGTGTGAGAAAGCTGCAAATCTTTTAGAAGAGCAGAAGGAGAACTGA